The following DNA comes from Enterobacter sp. SA187.
GCCCCCGAATACCACGTCAGTGGAGCGCTCTTCACGGATCGGCATCAGGTCGCTGCGCAGCCAGGCCTGGATTTGTCGCGCGCGGGCGCGTTTTTGCATGTCGTGGGGATAGATGCGCTCCCATTCAGGCGGGGCGAACTTCTCGTCGAGATATTCGGTAATGGCGGAGGATTCACTGAGCTCGAAACCGTCAATTTCCAGCACCGGCACGCGGCGGGTCAGCGTATAGCCCTGCCAGCCAGGGCGCGTATTTTCGCCGCTATCCAGATCCACCGTTTTCAGGGTGAAGGGCAGGCCTTTTTCGTGCAGTGCCACATACACCGACATAACATAAGGTGAAAAGTAATTTGCATCAGACCATAACGTTATTGCCGCATCGCTCATAACAACCTCACGCACCAGGGAATTTACCTTCAAAATAGTGCTTTACGACACGTCTGTCACTCAGGAAAACTCACCACGCCGGTGTTACGCCTATACTCCATTCTGCGACGCCACCGCTACGACAGGAGCTGACATGATCGATCTCTATTACGCCCCGACGCCGAACGGCCATAAAATCACCTTGTTTCTGGAAGAGGCTGAACTTGATTATCGTCTGATACCGGTAAATATCGGCAAAGGCGATCAGTTTCGCGCTGAGTTTCTGGAAATATCGCCCAATAATAAAATACCGGCCATTGTTGATCATACGCCTTCAGATGGCGGTGCGCCCCTGAGCCTGTTCGAGTCCGGGGAGATCCTGCTTTATCTGGCAGAGAAAACCGGCCTGCTGCTGAGCGGCGAGCTGCGCGAGCGGCACCGAACGCTGCAATGGCTGTTCTGGCAGGTGGGCGGCCTCGGCCCGATGCTCGGGCAAAATCATCATTTCAACCACTTCGCCCCTAAACCCGAACCTTACGCTATTGAACGCTATCAGGTGGAAACCCAGCGGCTTTATAACGTACTGAACAAACGCCTTGAGCAGGTGCCCTGGCTGGGCGGGGAACATTACAGCATCGCGGATATCGCCGCCTGGCCGTGGGTCAACAGCCATGAGCGCCAGCGGATTGATTTAAATAATTTTCCCGCGGTTAATAACTGGTTTGAGCGCATTCGTAATCGCCCCGCTACCCAGCGGGCAATGCAAAAAGCGCAGCAACTTTAGGGGCGCTGCGCGCGGCAATAATCCTCGTGTATGATGGAGCCATTCAT
Coding sequences within:
- the yfcF gene encoding glutathione transferase, giving the protein MSDAAITLWSDANYFSPYVMSVYVALHEKGLPFTLKTVDLDSGENTRPGWQGYTLTRRVPVLEIDGFELSESSAITEYLDEKFAPPEWERIYPHDMQKRARARQIQAWLRSDLMPIREERSTDVVFGGVKKAPLSAAGLASAQKLFDTASLLLAHGKPNLFGEWCIADADLALMLNRLVLNGDEVPEALVEYATFQWQRSSVQRYVALSAQPSD
- the yfcG gene encoding GSH-dependent disulfide bond oxidoreductase, coding for MIDLYYAPTPNGHKITLFLEEAELDYRLIPVNIGKGDQFRAEFLEISPNNKIPAIVDHTPSDGGAPLSLFESGEILLYLAEKTGLLLSGELRERHRTLQWLFWQVGGLGPMLGQNHHFNHFAPKPEPYAIERYQVETQRLYNVLNKRLEQVPWLGGEHYSIADIAAWPWVNSHERQRIDLNNFPAVNNWFERIRNRPATQRAMQKAQQL